In one Chitinophaga sancti genomic region, the following are encoded:
- a CDS encoding porin family protein has translation MKKSILAVLLVACAAISVKAQTLTFGVKAGLNVAKLTNIDDSHTRASIYGGGFANFALSDMFAVQPELMYSGQGYYYRDAYNNKYTTKLGYITIPVMFQVHLVEEFYLEAGPQVGFLAAAKAKAGKVTVDVKDQMTTADFGLGFGLGYQFPMGVGVSARYMFGLTDVYKNATDGHKNSVASVGLTYTFNKKFKL, from the coding sequence ATGAAAAAATCTATTCTTGCTGTACTGCTGGTAGCCTGCGCTGCTATTAGTGTAAAAGCACAAACCCTCACTTTTGGCGTAAAAGCTGGTTTAAATGTAGCTAAACTCACAAATATCGATGATTCCCACACCAGGGCCTCTATTTACGGTGGTGGTTTTGCCAATTTTGCGCTCAGTGACATGTTTGCTGTTCAGCCAGAACTTATGTACTCCGGTCAGGGATATTATTACAGAGATGCATACAATAATAAGTATACTACCAAACTGGGTTATATCACCATCCCTGTAATGTTCCAGGTACACCTGGTAGAAGAGTTCTATCTGGAAGCAGGTCCTCAGGTCGGTTTCCTGGCAGCAGCCAAAGCAAAGGCAGGCAAAGTTACTGTTGATGTCAAAGATCAGATGACAACTGCCGATTTCGGATTAGGTTTTGGGCTGGGTTACCAGTTCCCAATGGGTGTAGGCGTTTCTGCGCGCTATATGTTTGGCCTGACCGATGTATATAAGAATGCAACTGATGGGCATAAGAACAGCGTAGCAAGCGTAGGGCTGACCTATACCTTCAATAAGAAATTCAAGTTATAA
- a CDS encoding serine O-acetyltransferase — MQQLLEELRRRHQQAAATAYPSTSAVNDFANNFINWLFPEYQGKVMPDIVLLEEYAHMLQNELQHLLQPMQPQLPADAAKLSQQFMVQAPAIYDALNKDAEALLQGDPAATCLYEVIRAYPGFYAIAFYRIAHALQKLHVPLLPRMITEQAHSRTGIDIHPAAVIAPYFCMDHGTGIVIGETTEIGAHVKLYQGVTLGALSVDKDMARSKRHPTIEDHVVIYAGATILGGDTIVGHHSIIGGNVWLIKSTEPFSRIYYKADGSMNTVNV, encoded by the coding sequence ATGCAACAACTTTTAGAAGAATTAAGAAGGAGGCACCAGCAGGCTGCTGCAACTGCCTATCCTTCGACCAGCGCGGTAAACGACTTTGCGAATAATTTTATCAATTGGTTATTTCCCGAATACCAGGGAAAAGTGATGCCTGACATCGTGTTGTTAGAAGAATACGCGCACATGTTGCAAAATGAATTGCAACACCTCTTACAGCCCATGCAACCACAATTGCCGGCAGATGCTGCAAAGCTGAGCCAACAGTTTATGGTCCAGGCGCCAGCTATTTATGATGCACTGAATAAGGATGCAGAAGCCTTGTTGCAGGGAGACCCCGCAGCAACCTGCCTTTATGAAGTGATCAGGGCATATCCCGGTTTTTATGCAATTGCATTTTACCGTATTGCCCATGCTTTACAGAAACTGCACGTTCCCCTCCTGCCCCGTATGATCACTGAGCAGGCTCATAGCCGCACCGGCATTGATATTCACCCTGCCGCGGTCATAGCACCTTACTTCTGCATGGACCACGGCACCGGTATCGTAATCGGTGAAACCACCGAAATCGGTGCACATGTAAAACTCTATCAGGGGGTTACACTGGGTGCCCTGAGTGTGGATAAAGATATGGCCAGGAGCAAAAGACACCCAACTATCGAAGATCACGTGGTTATCTATGCCGGCGCCACCATTCTGGGTGGAGATACCATAGTAGGGCATCACAGCATTATCGGTGGTAATGTATGGCTCATCAAGAGCACAGAGCCTTTCAGCAGGATCTACTACAAAGCAGACGGGAGTATGAACACCGTGAACGTGTGA
- a CDS encoding arginine--tRNA ligase codes for MSVVLNIKTAAATAIKALFDQQIPAQDIAINSTKPEFEGEYTILVFPFTKFSRLKPEDTADKLGTYLVANFPDLIAGYNVIKGFLNLSITEKYWGQDLQQRFNNRNIGRKPANGKKVMVEYSSPNTNKPLHLGHLRNNFLGYSVSEILKANGYEVIKANLVNDRGIHICKSMLAWQIFAHGDTPQSTGIKGDHLVGDYYVKFETILKEQTAPIMTRALEGDFRDFSGEDLDKVQKLVTAAQKPEVKADEDKTKKIIDDIRELARKQTEIMQQAKIMLQQWEAGNPEVRALWSTMNSWVYEGFDKTYKRLGINFDKMYYESNTYLLGKDLVEDGLRKGVLFKKDDNSVWIDLTADGLDEKLLLRGDGTSVYITQDLGTARLKYEDYHMDRSVYVVADEQNYHFKVLQLILQKMQEPGADGIFHLSYGMVELPEGRMKSREGTVVDADDLIDEMIETAKENTDSDKLKDLSDDDMDSLYEMIGLGGLKFFLLRVDPKKRMIFDPKESIDLHGFTAAFVQYGHARIKSILRDLSPDVTKLEGYCHKGSLLPLEKELILLNEQYESVLEEAAKEMSPSVIANYVYKLTQTFNSFYAAKEEGVYTYAVRNAETPEKQKLRTQLIMLTANTITAAMKLLGINVPERM; via the coding sequence ATGAGTGTAGTATTAAATATAAAGACGGCTGCGGCCACTGCCATCAAGGCCCTGTTTGACCAGCAGATCCCTGCACAGGATATCGCTATCAATTCTACCAAACCTGAGTTTGAAGGAGAATACACCATCCTCGTGTTCCCCTTCACGAAATTCAGCCGACTGAAACCGGAAGATACTGCCGACAAACTGGGTACCTACCTGGTGGCAAACTTCCCTGACCTGATTGCTGGCTATAATGTCATCAAAGGTTTTCTAAACCTCTCCATCACTGAAAAGTACTGGGGCCAGGACCTGCAACAGCGCTTTAACAACAGAAATATTGGCAGAAAACCAGCCAACGGCAAAAAGGTAATGGTAGAGTACTCCTCTCCTAACACCAACAAACCTTTACACCTGGGTCACCTGCGTAATAACTTCCTCGGTTATTCAGTATCCGAAATACTGAAAGCCAATGGTTATGAAGTCATCAAGGCTAACCTCGTCAATGACAGGGGAATCCATATCTGTAAATCCATGCTGGCATGGCAGATCTTTGCCCATGGTGATACCCCGCAAAGCACCGGTATCAAAGGCGATCACCTGGTAGGTGATTACTACGTGAAGTTCGAAACCATCCTGAAAGAACAGACAGCACCCATCATGACAAGGGCACTGGAAGGTGATTTCAGAGACTTCAGCGGTGAAGACCTGGACAAAGTACAGAAACTGGTTACCGCAGCTCAAAAGCCTGAAGTAAAGGCCGATGAAGACAAAACCAAAAAGATTATCGACGATATCAGGGAACTGGCAAGAAAACAAACAGAGATCATGCAGCAGGCTAAGATTATGCTGCAACAGTGGGAAGCCGGTAATCCTGAAGTACGTGCCCTCTGGAGCACCATGAACAGCTGGGTATACGAAGGTTTCGACAAGACTTACAAACGCCTCGGTATCAACTTCGATAAGATGTACTATGAGAGCAATACCTACCTCTTAGGTAAAGACCTCGTAGAAGATGGCCTGCGCAAAGGCGTGTTGTTTAAGAAAGATGATAATTCCGTATGGATTGACCTCACCGCTGATGGCCTGGATGAAAAACTCCTGCTGCGTGGCGATGGTACCTCTGTATATATCACCCAGGACCTGGGTACTGCCCGCCTGAAGTACGAAGACTACCACATGGATCGTAGCGTGTATGTGGTAGCCGATGAACAGAATTACCACTTCAAAGTACTGCAGCTGATCCTGCAAAAAATGCAGGAACCAGGCGCTGATGGGATCTTCCACCTGTCCTATGGCATGGTTGAATTACCTGAAGGCCGCATGAAAAGCCGTGAAGGTACCGTAGTAGACGCAGATGATCTGATCGATGAAATGATTGAAACTGCAAAAGAAAATACAGACTCAGACAAACTGAAAGACCTGAGTGATGACGACATGGATAGTCTGTATGAAATGATTGGCCTGGGTGGTCTGAAATTCTTCCTGCTGCGTGTAGATCCTAAAAAGAGAATGATCTTCGATCCGAAAGAATCTATCGATCTCCATGGTTTTACCGCTGCTTTTGTGCAATATGGTCATGCACGTATCAAATCAATTCTCCGTGATTTAAGTCCGGATGTCACTAAGCTGGAAGGCTACTGTCATAAGGGCAGCCTGTTGCCACTGGAGAAGGAACTGATCCTGCTGAATGAGCAATATGAATCAGTGCTGGAAGAAGCCGCGAAAGAAATGAGTCCTTCTGTAATTGCGAACTATGTGTATAAACTGACACAGACTTTCAACAGCTTCTATGCTGCGAAGGAAGAGGGCGTTTATACATATGCGGTAAGGAATGCAGAAACACCGGAGAAGCAAAAACTGCGTACGCAGCTCATTATGCTGACGGCGAATACAATTACTGCTGCCATGAAACTGTTGGGTATAAATGTACCTGAAAGAATGTAG
- a CDS encoding nuclear transport factor 2 family protein yields MKAFLLCCLCLISSHLFAQVADTSALYKAIKTGDSLIFDIGFNTCNLAPYNDIFADDFHFYHDKGGVTVGKAAFIKDMQEGICKQENKVERFLVPGTLQVFPMYNKGVLYGAIENGDHAFYITEKGRPRYQDGIAKFTILWLLVDGKWKASQALSYDHQAK; encoded by the coding sequence ATGAAAGCCTTTCTCCTTTGTTGCCTTTGCCTCATCAGCAGTCATTTATTTGCACAGGTAGCCGATACCAGTGCGCTTTATAAAGCCATCAAAACCGGCGATAGCCTCATTTTCGACATTGGGTTCAATACCTGCAACCTCGCTCCTTACAATGACATCTTCGCAGATGATTTTCATTTTTATCACGATAAAGGTGGCGTCACTGTTGGCAAAGCCGCCTTTATTAAAGATATGCAGGAAGGCATCTGCAAACAGGAAAATAAAGTAGAACGGTTTTTAGTTCCCGGCACACTGCAGGTATTTCCAATGTATAACAAGGGGGTACTCTATGGTGCCATTGAAAATGGTGACCATGCTTTTTATATCACAGAAAAGGGCAGGCCCCGTTACCAGGATGGTATTGCGAAGTTTACCATCCTCTGGCTCCTGGTCGATGGAAAATGGAAAGCCAGCCAGGCATTGAGCTATGATCATCAGGCAAAATAG
- a CDS encoding tetratricopeptide repeat protein: protein MLLMAVLTVHSAYSRSRYRMIPSSRELNPICPAIMYYNSENPGGDSSYLHAIKAAIEKEPKEPLFYYALGVIYFNHRQFAESVAAFEAAGEKGYKRDADYYLHIGTACLQSKQYSKGIHHLHHCLNLRSNDTAALQTLAQAFYQNRDYKQAIIYWEQLLRMQPKNAFAMFMLGKSYIEHGELQKGEQYCDQATANL, encoded by the coding sequence ATGCTACTAATGGCTGTGCTCACTGTGCATTCTGCTTACAGCCGCTCGCGTTATAGAATGATTCCAAGCAGCCGGGAACTCAATCCAATATGTCCTGCTATCATGTATTATAATAGTGAAAACCCGGGAGGCGACAGCTCTTACCTGCATGCGATCAAAGCGGCCATAGAAAAGGAGCCAAAGGAGCCGCTCTTTTATTATGCATTGGGTGTTATCTATTTCAATCACCGGCAGTTTGCCGAATCGGTAGCAGCATTTGAAGCAGCGGGAGAGAAAGGATATAAGCGGGATGCTGATTACTACCTGCACATTGGTACGGCCTGCCTGCAATCCAAACAATACAGCAAAGGCATTCATCACCTGCATCATTGTCTGAACCTGCGTTCAAACGATACTGCGGCCCTGCAGACCCTCGCACAGGCATTTTATCAAAACAGAGATTACAAACAAGCCATCATATATTGGGAGCAATTGTTGCGAATGCAACCAAAGAATGCATTTGCAATGTTCATGTTGGGGAAATCATATATTGAACATGGTGAGCTGCAAAAAGGGGAGCAATATTGTGATCAGGCTACGGCTAACTTATAA
- the dnaK gene encoding molecular chaperone DnaK: MGKIIGIDLGTTNSCVAVMEGNEPVVIANDEGRRTTPSVVAFLKNGERKVGDPAKRQAITNPVNTIMSVKRFMGRHFDEVSNEIPHWSYKVARGENSTTRIDIDGRLYTPQEISAMILQKMKKTAEDYLGQEVNEAVITVPAYFNDAQRQATKEAGEIAGLNVRRIINEPTAAALAYGMDKKHQDSKIAVFDLGGGTFDVSVLELGDGVFEVKSTNGDTHLGGDDFDKVIMDWLAEEFKKDEAVDLHKDPMAWQRLKEAAEKAKIELSSSQETEINLPYITAVDGVPKHMVKKLTRAKFEQLSDSLVERTLEPCRKALKDAGMGASEIDEVILVGGSTRIPKIQEVVEKFFGKKPNRGVNPDEVVAIGAAIQGGVLTGEVKDVLLLDVTPLSLGIETMGGVMTKLIESNTTIPSKKSETFSTAADNQPSVEIHVLQGERPMAAQNRTLGRFILNDIPPAPRGVPQIEVIFDIDANGILHVTAKDKGTGKSQNIRIEAGSGLSKEEIEKMKAEAKANESTDKEAREKIEKLNQADSLIFQTEKQLKEYGDKISADKKAPIEAALAKLKEAHKTQEVAAVDAAVTELNGAWTAASEEMYKATQDAQGGAQGGQEAPHGSTAGNDGVTDAEFEEVK, encoded by the coding sequence ATGGGAAAGATAATAGGTATCGACTTAGGAACTACCAACTCTTGCGTTGCCGTAATGGAAGGTAACGAGCCGGTAGTAATTGCAAATGATGAAGGGCGTAGAACAACCCCTTCCGTGGTAGCGTTTTTGAAGAATGGGGAGAGAAAAGTAGGTGACCCAGCAAAACGTCAGGCTATCACTAACCCTGTAAACACTATTATGTCAGTGAAGCGTTTTATGGGACGCCACTTTGACGAAGTGTCTAATGAAATCCCTCACTGGAGCTATAAAGTAGCCAGAGGTGAAAACAGTACAACCCGTATTGACATCGACGGCAGATTATATACACCGCAGGAAATTTCTGCAATGATTCTTCAGAAAATGAAGAAGACGGCTGAAGATTACCTGGGTCAGGAAGTAAACGAAGCAGTTATCACTGTTCCTGCTTACTTCAATGACGCTCAGCGTCAGGCTACAAAAGAGGCTGGTGAAATCGCTGGTCTGAATGTACGCCGTATCATCAACGAACCTACTGCAGCCGCACTGGCTTACGGTATGGATAAAAAACACCAGGATAGCAAGATCGCTGTATTCGACTTAGGTGGTGGTACGTTCGACGTATCCGTACTGGAGCTGGGTGATGGCGTATTTGAAGTAAAATCTACCAATGGTGATACTCACTTAGGTGGTGATGACTTCGATAAAGTGATCATGGACTGGCTGGCTGAAGAGTTCAAGAAGGACGAAGCGGTTGACCTGCACAAAGATCCAATGGCATGGCAGCGTCTGAAAGAAGCAGCAGAGAAAGCTAAGATCGAGCTCTCTTCTTCTCAGGAAACTGAAATCAACCTGCCTTATATCACCGCTGTTGATGGCGTGCCTAAACACATGGTGAAGAAACTGACCCGCGCTAAATTCGAACAGCTGAGCGATAGCCTGGTGGAAAGAACACTGGAGCCTTGCCGTAAAGCACTGAAAGATGCAGGTATGGGTGCTTCCGAAATCGATGAGGTGATCCTGGTAGGTGGTTCTACCCGTATCCCTAAGATCCAGGAAGTAGTAGAGAAATTCTTTGGTAAAAAACCTAACAGAGGTGTAAACCCTGATGAAGTAGTAGCAATTGGTGCTGCGATCCAGGGTGGTGTACTGACCGGTGAAGTAAAAGATGTACTGTTGCTGGACGTAACCCCACTTTCTTTGGGTATCGAAACAATGGGTGGTGTAATGACCAAACTGATTGAGTCTAACACAACTATCCCTAGTAAGAAATCTGAAACTTTCTCTACTGCAGCTGACAACCAGCCTAGCGTTGAGATCCACGTACTGCAGGGTGAGCGTCCTATGGCTGCTCAGAACCGCACATTGGGTCGTTTCATTCTAAACGATATTCCTCCTGCACCACGCGGCGTTCCTCAGATCGAAGTGATTTTCGATATCGATGCGAACGGTATCCTGCACGTAACTGCAAAAGATAAAGGAACTGGTAAGAGCCAGAACATCCGTATCGAAGCAGGTAGCGGTTTGAGCAAGGAAGAGATCGAAAAGATGAAGGCTGAAGCGAAAGCTAACGAGTCTACAGATAAAGAAGCACGTGAGAAGATCGAGAAACTGAACCAGGCAGACAGTCTGATATTCCAGACAGAAAAACAACTGAAGGAATATGGTGACAAGATCTCTGCTGATAAAAAAGCACCTATCGAAGCAGCACTCGCTAAGCTGAAAGAAGCGCACAAAACTCAGGAAGTAGCAGCAGTAGATGCAGCAGTAACTGAACTGAACGGTGCATGGACAGCAGCTTCCGAAGAAATGTACAAAGCTACACAGGATGCTCAGGGCGGCGCACAAGGCGGCCAGGAAGCACCTCATGGCAGCACAGCTGGCAACGACGGTGTAACCGATGCAGAATTTGAAGAAGTGAAATAA
- the cdd gene encoding cytidine deaminase, with amino-acid sequence MNTQKFTFEYDTYSDISELTPADQQLLSAARKVTEQAYAPYSNFFVGAVIHLQNGETVKGTNQENASFPVGICAERTALSTASSLYPGVAIDTIAVSYNNHNGGKNDAPISPCGICRQTITEYENRQQQPIRIIMSGQRGKVYILETAKHLLPFGFTAEDME; translated from the coding sequence ATGAATACGCAAAAATTCACCTTTGAATACGACACTTATTCAGACATCAGCGAGCTGACTCCGGCAGATCAACAACTGCTTAGTGCAGCCCGCAAAGTGACTGAACAAGCCTATGCACCTTATTCTAATTTCTTTGTTGGCGCTGTGATCCATTTACAAAACGGAGAAACGGTAAAAGGTACCAACCAGGAGAATGCTTCTTTTCCTGTAGGCATCTGCGCTGAAAGAACAGCCTTGTCTACAGCAAGTTCCCTGTATCCTGGTGTAGCGATCGATACGATTGCTGTGAGCTATAATAATCATAACGGTGGAAAGAATGATGCCCCCATTTCTCCCTGCGGGATCTGCCGGCAAACCATTACCGAATATGAGAACAGGCAACAGCAACCCATCCGAATTATTATGAGCGGACAGCGTGGAAAAGTGTACATCTTAGAAACAGCTAAACACCTGTTGCCATTTGGATTCACAGCAGAAGATATGGAGTAG
- a CDS encoding alpha/beta fold hydrolase has protein sequence MAKHLYLLSGMGSDERVFQKLSFPDQYTLHFIPWLTPMPDESLTSYASRMTAHIPADEDITLVGVSMGGILSLEIARQRRVSKVILISSLKTTAERPVYFNLIRRSRLLALLALPDAILFGKHRDLIIPFFLKAESPEEKALLLDYVKHTDFVYLRWAIKILIGWENEEVPSPLVHIHGAKDLTLPINTVKADYVIPDGGHFMVYNRAKEISDILNNELN, from the coding sequence ATGGCAAAACACCTGTACTTGTTAAGTGGTATGGGCTCTGATGAACGGGTGTTCCAGAAGTTAAGTTTCCCGGATCAGTATACGCTCCACTTCATTCCCTGGCTCACCCCAATGCCGGATGAATCCCTTACCAGCTATGCTTCCCGAATGACAGCTCATATTCCTGCTGATGAAGATATTACCCTGGTGGGCGTGTCTATGGGAGGAATTTTATCACTGGAGATAGCCCGTCAGCGCCGGGTGAGTAAGGTCATCCTGATCAGCAGTCTTAAAACCACTGCTGAGCGGCCGGTTTATTTTAACCTGATTCGCCGTAGCCGTTTGCTGGCATTACTGGCCTTACCGGATGCGATCCTTTTCGGAAAGCATAGGGATCTGATCATTCCTTTCTTTCTGAAGGCGGAATCGCCGGAGGAGAAGGCCCTGCTCCTGGACTATGTGAAGCATACGGATTTTGTATACCTCCGCTGGGCCATCAAAATCCTGATCGGCTGGGAGAATGAAGAAGTTCCCTCTCCGCTGGTGCATATCCATGGCGCAAAAGACCTCACATTACCCATCAACACCGTGAAAGCAGATTACGTAATACCGGACGGTGGCCACTTTATGGTTTACAACAGGGCAAAGGAAATCAGCGACATATTAAATAACGAGTTGAACTAG
- the lepB gene encoding signal peptidase I has product MNLAFWKKNNEGQPKKKKSAVREWFDAAIFAIIAATLIRTFIFEAYTIPTPSMEKTLLVNDFLFVSKISYGPRIPMTPLAVPFTHHTLPFTKYSKAYSEAVHWKYRRLPGFSDVKRYDVVVFNFPEGDTVALENQDQSYYQMVRAFGRDAVWEQNHVISRPVDKRENYIKRCMGVAGDTLSIKEGVVFINGQQAPIPSESERRYWVTTTGDALNPSRLDEMDIDPGTDGPYDSAKYRYNLTPSAAATLKSWPVVTNLAPFVNPAPEEVAVFPHDTAHYHWTEHNFGPMYIPKKGVTVKIDATNIAFYDRIISVYEGNKLEIKNGQIAINGKPADSYTFKMNYYWMMGDNRDNSLDSRYWGFVPEDHIVGKAWLIWMSYGKGSIRWSRLFRTIK; this is encoded by the coding sequence ATGAACCTGGCTTTTTGGAAAAAGAATAACGAGGGTCAGCCAAAGAAGAAAAAATCTGCCGTAAGAGAGTGGTTTGATGCAGCAATATTCGCTATCATCGCTGCTACCCTGATCCGCACTTTTATTTTTGAGGCATACACTATTCCTACCCCGTCTATGGAAAAAACACTGCTTGTGAACGATTTCCTGTTCGTAAGCAAGATCAGTTACGGACCCCGTATTCCAATGACGCCACTGGCTGTACCTTTTACACATCATACCCTACCTTTTACAAAATATTCCAAAGCCTATTCTGAAGCAGTACATTGGAAATACAGACGTTTACCGGGATTCTCCGATGTAAAGCGTTATGATGTAGTGGTGTTTAACTTCCCAGAAGGTGATACCGTAGCCCTTGAAAACCAGGACCAGAGCTATTACCAGATGGTGCGCGCCTTTGGCCGCGACGCAGTATGGGAGCAGAATCATGTGATTTCCCGCCCTGTGGATAAAAGAGAGAACTATATTAAGAGATGTATGGGTGTTGCCGGCGATACCCTGTCAATAAAAGAGGGGGTTGTATTCATCAACGGACAGCAGGCCCCTATTCCGTCTGAGAGTGAGCGCCGTTATTGGGTAACTACTACAGGCGATGCCCTGAACCCTTCCCGGCTGGACGAAATGGACATCGACCCGGGTACAGATGGTCCTTACGATTCTGCTAAGTACAGGTACAACCTGACGCCTTCAGCAGCAGCGACCCTGAAATCCTGGCCGGTTGTAACAAACCTTGCACCATTTGTAAATCCGGCTCCGGAAGAAGTAGCTGTGTTCCCGCACGATACTGCACACTACCACTGGACAGAGCATAATTTCGGACCTATGTACATCCCTAAGAAAGGTGTGACGGTGAAGATCGATGCTACTAATATTGCTTTCTACGATCGTATTATCAGCGTGTATGAAGGCAACAAACTGGAAATTAAGAACGGTCAGATCGCTATCAATGGCAAACCTGCCGACTCCTATACATTCAAAATGAATTATTACTGGATGATGGGGGATAACCGTGATAACTCTCTGGACTCCCGATACTGGGGTTTTGTTCCGGAAGATCATATCGTAGGTAAGGCATGGTTGATCTGGATGAGTTATGGTAAGGGCAGCATTCGCTGGAGCCGCCTGTTCCGTACGATTAAATAA
- a CDS encoding sigma-54-dependent transcriptional regulator — MANILIIDDEKSIRKTLSEILSYEGYKVDEAADGAEGFKMFKDKQYDAVLCDIKMPKMDGLEFLEKAKEANPDVPIVMVSGHGNIDTAVEAVKKGAYDYISKPPDLNRLLVTLRNAMDKSTLVAETKVLRRKVNRTQEMIGQSAPILKIKETIEKVAPTDARVLVTGENGVGKELVARWLHERSNRASGPIVEVNCAAIPSELIESELFGHEKGSFTSAVKQRIGKFEQASGGTLFLDEIGDMSLSAQAKVLRALQEGKITRVGGDKEISVDVRVVAATNKDLLKEVDDKNFRLDLYHRLSVILIHVPSLNDRRDDIPALVEHFLDSACQEYGMARKGIDKDAMKALQNHNWSGNIRELGNVVARLVILSGKNITSEDVMDYVVPARDKKKVNA; from the coding sequence ATGGCCAACATTCTGATAATCGATGACGAAAAGAGTATCCGCAAAACACTGTCGGAGATCTTAAGCTATGAAGGTTACAAGGTAGACGAAGCTGCTGATGGCGCCGAAGGCTTTAAGATGTTCAAAGACAAGCAGTATGATGCAGTGCTTTGTGATATTAAAATGCCCAAGATGGATGGGCTGGAATTTCTGGAAAAAGCAAAAGAAGCTAATCCGGATGTTCCGATTGTGATGGTATCGGGCCATGGCAATATCGATACAGCGGTAGAAGCCGTAAAAAAGGGAGCATATGATTATATCTCCAAACCACCGGATCTGAACAGGTTGTTAGTCACCCTGCGTAATGCGATGGACAAAAGTACCCTTGTTGCAGAAACCAAGGTACTCCGCCGTAAAGTGAACAGAACCCAGGAAATGATCGGCCAGTCAGCTCCTATCCTGAAGATCAAAGAAACGATCGAAAAAGTAGCACCTACTGATGCCCGTGTACTGGTTACCGGTGAAAACGGGGTAGGTAAGGAACTGGTAGCCCGCTGGCTCCATGAGCGCAGCAACCGTGCTTCCGGCCCTATCGTAGAAGTAAACTGCGCTGCTATACCCAGCGAACTGATAGAAAGTGAGCTCTTTGGTCATGAAAAAGGCTCCTTCACCTCTGCCGTAAAACAGCGTATCGGTAAATTCGAACAGGCTAGCGGTGGTACTCTTTTCCTCGACGAAATTGGTGATATGAGCCTCAGTGCGCAGGCCAAGGTACTCCGTGCCCTCCAGGAAGGTAAGATCACCCGTGTAGGTGGCGATAAGGAAATCAGTGTGGACGTGCGTGTGGTAGCAGCTACCAACAAAGACCTGCTGAAAGAGGTGGATGATAAGAACTTCCGCCTTGACCTGTATCACCGTTTGAGCGTGATCCTGATCCATGTTCCTTCACTGAACGATCGTCGTGACGATATTCCTGCCCTGGTAGAACACTTCCTTGATAGTGCCTGTCAGGAGTATGGAATGGCAAGGAAAGGAATCGACAAGGATGCTATGAAAGCATTGCAAAATCACAACTGGTCCGGTAATATCCGTGAACTGGGCAATGTGGTAGCGCGCCTGGTGATCCTTTCAGGCAAGAACATTACCAGCGAAGATGTGATGGACTATGTAGTGCCAGCGAGAGATAAGAAGAAAGTGAATGCATAA